DNA from Massilia antarctica:
CGGTCTGGTGGCGGTAGTGTTTTCGACCGCGCCGATCTGGAATGCGATCAATGGCCGCGTCTTCATGGGGCGCCCGATCCGGCGCCAGGTGGTGGGCGGCGCGCTGCTCGGTCTCGGCGGCATCGCCCTGCTGTTCCTGCCGCAGATGCGTGGACACTGGAACGACGGCGGCATGCTGTTCGGCCTGGGTCTGGCGGTGCTGGGCACCGTGTGCTTCTCGACCGGGAACCTGCTGTCCTCGCGCATGCAGGCGCTTGGCCTGACGCCCTGGCTGACCAATACCTGGGCCATGCTGATCGGCGCCACCATCCTCGGTGGCGGCGCGTGGCTGCTGAAGATGCCCTTCACGGCGGAACCGAACATGCGCTACGCCGCGTCGCTGCTGTACCTGGCCATTCCCGGCTCGGTGGTCGGCTTCACCGCCTACCTGCTGCTGGTGGGGCGCATCGGCCCTGACCGTGCGGCCTATTCGACGGTGCTGTTCCCGGTGGTGGCGCTGAGCGTGTCCACCGTGCTTGAGGGCTACCAGTGGAGCGCCCTCGCCGTTGGCGGCTTGCTGCTGGTCCTGGGCGGGAACCTGCTGGCCTTCATGCCGGCTGGCGCGCGCTTATCCAGGTCGCCCGGTGCCACAGGTGTTCAAGCGGCCCCTGGGCGTGGCGCCTGAGCCACCAGGCGCAGAACGCGCACTGCAGCGCCGCCAGCAAGGCGCCGATCATCAGGCACAGGGTGGCGCCGGTGACCTTGTACAGTCCCAGTCCGAAGCCGTAGTAGATGAACGAGCCGATCACCGATTGCGTGAAGTAGCTGGTCAGGCTCATTCGGCCCAGTGGCGCCAGCACGCGCAGCACGCGCGTCGCCGCACCGCCCTGGTACAGCAGCACGAAGCACGCCACCAGCACCAGCATGAAGGCGAAGTTCGACCATGAGGCCACGATCGTGGCCAGGGGCCGGCGCAGCGCGGCGCTGGCCACCCAGTCGGGCAGCAAGGTGCGGATGGTGTACAGCGGCAGGAACAGCAAGGTGGCGGCGGCCAGGGTACGGCGCCAGAAGCGCAGCGTGTCCGGGCCCGCCGCGAACAGGCCGCGCCGTCCGGCCAGCATGCCGAGCATGAACAGCGACAGGATCTGGAATACGCGGCCGGTTTCCCAGCTCCAGTGAATCACCGCCAGCTTGCCGTTGGTCAGATTGCCGGCCCAGGCGCGCAGGATCGAGTCGCCCATCAGGTAATCGTTGATCCGGCCGAAATACCGCCACGAGACCGGGTCGCCGATCTTTACGTCCGGATGGCGCAGGGCGTCGGCCAGCACCAGCGCCTCGTAGGGTTGCAGCATCAGGATGGCGGCCAGCGCCAGCACGGCGCCATCGCCCATGCGCGCCACCGGCAGCAGGCACAGGCCGAGCACCGCGTAGATGGTGAGGATATCGCCGTGGAAGAACATCGAGTTGAGCATGCCGAAGCCGAACAGGATCAGCAGGCGCCAGCCGTAGCGGGCGCGAAAATCCTCGCCGCGTTCCTTGCGCGCCTGCGACTGCAGGTGGAAGGTCAGGCCGAACAGCAACGCGAAGATGGCGTAGGATTTGCCGCCGAAAAGGAAGAAGGCGCACTCCCACACGACTTTGTCGAGGGCGGCCAGCCAGGCCGGCGCATCGGGTACGACGTAGTACAGGTCGAAGTGCTCGATGTTATGGAGCAGCATGATCGAGACGATGGCAAAGCCACGCAATGCGTCGACCACGTCCAGGCGCTGTGCCGTTGATCCCATCGTATTGACTCCTCGTGAAGAAGCGCACCAGAAAATCGTATTCTAGTTGGAAACGCTACCACTTTGGAGAAAATCCGTGGCGATGCAGCCTGCATGGCCGCATCGCCGTGATCGGCTTATTTTTTGGTAAAGACCAGGTCCCAGACGCCGTGACCGAGCTTGATGCCGCGGTTTTCGAACTTGGTCAGGGGACGGTAGGCCGGCTGCGGCGCATAAGCCTCGGCCGTGTTTTGCAGCAGCGCTTCGGCGCCCAGCACGTCGAGCATCTGGACCGCGTAGTCTTCCCAGTCGGTGGCGCAGTGCAGGTAGCCGCCGGGCGCGAGGCGCTCGGCCAGCAGCTTGACGAACGGCGGCTGCAGCAGGCGGCGCTTGTTGTGGCGCGCCTTGTGCCAGGGGTCGGGAAAGAACACGTGCACGCCGGCCAGCGAGCCGGCGGGGATCATCTGCTTGAGCACTTCGACGGCATCGTGCTGGATCAGGCGCAGGTTGGTCAGGCCCTGTTCGCCGATCTGCTTGAGCAGGCTGCCCACGCCGGGTGTGTGCACTTCGACGCCGATGAAATCCTTCTCCGGCATGCCCTTGGCGATGTGCGAGGTGGTGTCGCCCATGCCGAAGCCGATTTCGAGGATCACCGGGGCCTTGCGGCCGAAGGCTTGCTCGAAGTCGAGCGGCGCCTTGGTGTACTCGACCAGGAACTTCGGTCCCAGCTCTTCCAGCGCGCGCGCCTGCGCGATCGACAGGCGGCCGGCGCGCGTGACAAAACTGCGGATCCGGTGTTCGGTCGGGTCGTACAACATCGGGCGGTTCGGGGTATCTGCGGACATGGGGATGGGTGAGGAAAAAAAGCCGGGACGACATTATATCGTACCGGCGCCCCGCTGCCGGCGGCGGGCGCCGGCAGCGGGTCACGCAAGGCGCTGCGGCGGCTAATCGGGCCTGCCGTCGAGGCGCTCCATGCGCGAGATGCCGGCCGACAGGTAGCGTTCGAGCACGCGCGAACCGCCATAGGCCGCGATGGTGATGCAGCCCGGCTGCAGCAGGAGCGCTATCTCCTGCCACGCGCACAGCGAGTACGTGACCAGGCCGGCCACCAGGGAGATCAGGATATCCTTGGCGATTTCGAGCGGCAGCGACTTGATCACCACCTCGGGACTGGCGATTTTTTGCAAGGTGCCGGCCGCGCCGCCGACCAGGGACAGCGCGACGGCGACGGCGACGCCATCGAGCGGGATGCTCGACAGGTCGCTGGCAAAGCTGGTGGCGGCCGAGGCGCCGGTGCCCCACGAGGAGAGCAGCCAGGTCCAGCAAAGCCGGTGTTTCAACGGTAAGGTGCGCATAGGACCTCCTTCAAGCGCTGGTGGGCATCGAAGAGCGTCAGCGCCACCAGGGCTCCGGCGTTCCAAAACATCGTTGATCAGGCGGTGCGCGGCGCGCAGCCCGGGGTGGACAGCGGCCCCGCCCGACCGCACGCCGCGCCGGACCATGGATGGCGGGACGGTGGCGGGGTGCGGACGTGACTGTCCCGGTGCGGCGGACAGTCCGCCGGCAGTAGTGGTCGTGCTCATAGGTGCCTCAGGTCAGGTCAGCGGTCCGCTTGCGCGGGCGGGTGGACATTTCAGCGCGTGCAGGGCGCAGATGGCGTGAAAGGTGGCGATCTTGCAGTCCGCCTGGCCATTCAGGATGCGGCTGACGGTCGGCTGGGTGGTGCCCAGTGCCGTTGCCATGCGCATCTCCGTCCACCCGCTTGCGTCCTTGATTTCCCGTAAGAGGGTGGAGATGTCTTTGTCCATGTACACAGTCTATACGTGCTCGGATAGATTTTCAACAAGAGCACGCTTCGCTTTTGAAAATATCTATTCATTCGTGTATAATTGGTTCATGACTATTTCAGACCGCCTGACACAAGCGATGGAAGAAGCCGGTTTCCAGTCGCAGAGCGCCTTGTCGCGCGCCTCCGGCGTGCCGCAGCCGACCATCAACCGCATTCTCAACCGCAGCGGCACGCGCGGTCCGGAAGCGGCTACCCTGGCGGCGCTGGCGGCGGCCTGCAAGGTGGCGTTCGAGTGGCTGCACGAGGGCACCGGGCCGATGGCGCGCCGTGTCGCCGGGGCCGATGGACTGCCAAGGGAAATGCAGCCGGTGATCGTGGCGGAAGACGGCGATCCGCGCTTCGTGCAGATCAAGATGGTGACCTTGCGCCTGTCGGCGGGCATCAGCGGTTTTCAGTCCGATCCCGGGCACGATAGCGGCGCTACCCTGCCGCTCGACGCCGGCTGGGTGGGACGCAACAACTATATTCCCGAACGCCTGGTGGCCACGCGTGTCAAAGGCCAAAGCATGGAGCCAACCTTGTACGAGGGCGACATCATCGTGATCAACACGGCCGACAATCGCCCGGTCGATGGGGCGGTGTTCGCCGTCAATTACGAGGGCGAGGCGGTGGTCAAGCGGCTCTCGCGCGATGCGGGGGAATGGTGGCTGGAGTCCGATAATTCGGACAAGCGCAAGTACCACCGCAAGGTGTGCCGGGGCAGCGACTGCATCATCGTGGGGCGCGTGGTGCGCAAGGAGAGTGACCGGATCTGATGAAGCTACCGAATGCACAGGAAAAACGGCGCGCGTTTAAGAGGCCTGAATTGACTCCAGTTCCCGCAATTTCACTTGTTGACACCTCGCAGCGGATGCTGGACGAATCACGGCGTTGCCCTACTGCCGCACGTCGGCCGGGCACCTGATGAAGTCGGCCTGCATCACCGTGGGCGGCTGCGTGCTGGCGATCGTGCTGGTCGATTCGGCCGATACCTTGCCCGAGCGTGGGCCAGCGCTGCTGGCGCGCCTGCAACCGTATTTTCCCGCCTTGCCGATCATGCTGGTGTCAATCGAGGACAATGGCTTTCGCGCCTTTGCCACGTTCCAGACGAGCGAGCTGCTTGCCCTCGTGCAGCTGGAAAACGTCAATTTTGTCGAGGTCGATGTCGATGCCGGACCCGCCGAGACAGGGACGCTCCCCTTCTAGCCTGAGAGGGCGCCCCCCCCGTTTCACGGTCGGGCGGTTATCCGTCGACACGTTGTAAGGTCTATGCGACGATGAATAATCGTCAACCAGTCTCAACTTGGCACGGGTTAACGAGGTGCTTGAGATAGCGCAGGCATTGCCGCTGTCGGACCGATGGGAATACAAGCTGTGGATGGGGTCTGGCCGGCAGCGGCTTGGGCTTTGATACGGCGTACGCCATGCAAGCTACCCCGATGTTACTGGAGCGGGTGAAGGGAATCGAACCCTCGTCGTAAGCTTGGGAAGCTTCTGCTCTACCATTGAGCTACACCCGCGTGCAGCCGTATTCTACGCGGCTTTGACGTTGTTTGACAAATTTTCAAAATGACCGCGCTGTGGGAGCGGCTCGTCCGCGTCCGGGACCATGAGGCGCTTATCGCCCCGCAGCGGACCCTGCCGGGATGGTCTTTCGGCCCCCATCGCTGGGCTGCGGTTGCGCTACAAGAAGGCGCAGGTCGCTCGCGTTTGCCATCATCCTGTAACCCGCCTCATTGGGATGAAGATGATCGCCGCTGTCGAAGTCCGGCTGTAGCCGCCCGGGGTGCACAGGGTCGCGCAAGGCCAGGTCGAAGTCGACAACGGCATCAAATGCGCCAGGGCTACGAATCCAGGCATTCACCGCCTGGCGCTTGGCCTCTGCCGCCTCGGAGTAGAAGCGCTGGGTGCCTTCGAAGGGCAACAAGGTGCCCCCCCAGACTTTCACCCCGTTTTTCCGCGCGCGCGCAGTCATGGTCTGCATGCCGCCGATGATCTGCGCAGCCGATACCTGGTCCTTGGCGGCGGTCAGCATTTGCGCTGCGGTAATGTCGTTGATTCCTTCGTGAACCAGAACCCAATGCACCCCAGGCTTATCGAGCACATCGCGCTTGAAACGCGACAGTGCACTTGGACCAACGAAGGGTTCGGCCGCATCGTTCAGGAGCCGGTTGCCAGCAATGCCGGCATTGACGACCGCGATCGAGGCGAGCCTGGGATCACCCTGCAGGCGTGTCGCCAGCGCATCGGTCCAGCGTGCATTACTGTCGTTTGCGGATCCGATGCCATCTGTGATCGAATCGCCCAGCACGACAAACGTGCGTGACGCAAGGGCCGGAAGAACCTCGACGTCCGTTAAAAAATAGCGGCTGTCGTCGGTCTGCTCCGCGGAAAAACTCTGCGCAGCGGTAAGATCGCCGGCTGTCGTCATGAACGCAGTCTGCATTCCGGCGCCATGAATGGTCGATACCCCGATTTGCTGAGGCAAGTAAATGCTCACCACCAGGTTGCGTAAAGCCGGTACCTGCATGTCGACTGAATCGCTGAGCACGCTGTCACCCGTCGCGATTGTCACGGTCTGCTTGCCGGCAAACGTAAGCGGATGATCAGTGCCGGCCTGGACTTGGGCGCCTCCGGCATGCGCTCCCAGGTGCACAGGACCGAGCGTCACTGGCGTGGTGCCGTAGAGGTTGGACAAGCGAATGCGGACTTTCGACCCAGCAATGCTGGTCCGGACCACTTGACGGATCGTCTGCGCTGTCAGCGCAGGGCCCGGAGAATCGGGTACCGCAGTCCAGGCCGCGCTCCAGTGCGCATTCTCCGCACCGTGCGCCGATGTACTGAACGTTAAAGATAAAAGAAGGGCATTCAGAAAATGTTTCATTATCGATTCTACGTAGATCCATGCTGACGCTATTCACGATGCTTTCGAGTGCCGGCGTGAATACTGCGAAACGAGGGGGGCTCCGCCTCCGGCGGCTGGCCGGCATGGCCGGCAGGTCGATTGTACCGCACGGGTTCACTCAACAGTGCCATCGGCAAGTGGACGGGCATTGACAGCGCAAACCGGCATGGACTCGATTACGGCGGCAGCGCGCGGCCGAACAGCGTGCGCCACCGCGGCGGGCGCAGTAAAGCGCCGGAGACAGCCGGTGATGGCCGCTGTATCCTGCTTTATCCGGGAAACAGCTAGGCCTTGAGCTTATCGAGAACACCGCCATTGAGCGTGACCAGACTGTTCGATGGCGGGTACAAGGCGATCAGTTGCTGTTCGATAAAATAATACTCGGCAAGAATGAGCGGCGTGCCGGTCGCCTGGTATGCCAGTTGATAGCAGGTGGCCGCCATGATTTTTTGCCTCGCGTTGTTCAATCTGAATGCGTTGATCTCTGCCGGCTCCAGATCCCGCATGACGGTCTTGCCGGAAAACGCTTTCTCATCGTAGACGGATACCAGGCACCTGAGAAGAAAGCCATCGATCGTTTCATGCACCGGGCCAAATCGCTCACCCTGGTCATAGGCATGGATCTTTCCCGACGTGATATCGATGCACAACGAATCGCCGACAAAATTCGATCCGAAGAAGGTCGTCCCCGGCGGCAACGCCATGTCAGGATCGTCGTCGAGGTAGACGCTTTTCAGCAGGTCAAAATCGAAATCACCTTCATACCACGTAAAAATGTTGGGCCGCTCATCGGGCGCACAGCCGAACCGCATCAAAAATTGCAGATGGTCTTCACGCAAAGCGATATTTTGATCTTCGGCAAATTGTCGAATCTCCGATTCCGCCACGGGAATCGTGTCGTCAACATACGCAGACAACAAACTGACCAGTTCACTCAACATTTTCATTTACATTCACTCCACGTTCCCGCCGCCGTTGGCGGCATTATTATAAATCCCCTGGTTGTGCGGCGTGCCGCAGGTGGCGCATGGATTCATCTGATCGCCTGACAAGGAACCGGCCTTGTCACCCGTATAGGTATGCGGGTTGGGGCCCTTGCCGCGCCATACGGTGGCGCTGCCGTTGATGGGGCTTTGATTTTGCGCCGCCGCCGTGGACGCCTTTGGCTCCGCACAAACGCCGGGTGCGTTACCGATCACATTGCCGTCGGCATCGACGGCTCGCACGATGCCGTTCGACTCGTTCAGCGTCGTGGTACCCACCTTATAGATTCCTGGACCATATTTTTTATCCAGCGCAGCCTGGACTGCGGCGACCCTGCTTGCCGTGGATGGCGCAGCGATGTCGCCCGACAGGCCGACACTCACCGTACCATTTTCGTGAGTGAAAACTTGCACCACAGGCGATTTGGTTGGTGACACCGTGCCCTTCATGACGGCGACGACGTTATCGGCCGCCGTCTGCGCTGCGGGGGTGCGCATGTCGAACACCGACGGCGCTGGCGGAGGCGGACGATTTGCCGCCGCGGTCTGCTCGGCGAGTGCCTGCGCCGCGGCTTCAGCATCGGCAGCGCCCGCGGCGCCGGCCGCGCGCATGCCCGGCAGTCCACCTTTGACGAAGCCCCAACCCGGCGTGACCGGACGCGGCAGCCCCCTGTTGGCGAGCGCGGCCCCCCCTTTTCCTCCAAGCAGGCCGCCGATCAGGCTGCCGCCCAGGGCCGACCATTTCTGGCCATCGCTCCCTTCGCCGAAGATCTTGCCGCCAACCCAACCACCCGCCATGCCCCCGCCGATGCCCAGCGCGAGGCCGGCGACCGCGACCACCGGGCCGGCCAGGATCACGGCCGAGGCCACACCCACCACCAGCAAGGCCGCGTGCAGTGCCGGCGGAACCAGGTTTTCGGGACTGATGGCGTCGGTCTGGACGCTGCCGCCGCCGATAAACACGTTCGCTGAGCCATCGGTGATGACTGCGCTGCAGGCAATCGTATCGTCGACCCGGGCGGCCGGCAAACCGTTGATGAAGACCGTCGCGCTGCCGGTGGCGATCGGCAAGGGAGCTTGCGGATGTTTCAGGCAAGCCGTCATGTCGAGGTGTGCCCGTGCTGCCGGCCGGCCGTTGGTAAACACATTCATCGAGCACGGGCCGGCGATCTTCCCGCACACTTCCTTGGGCGCGAAGCTCATGGTACTGAGCGCCTCGCCGATACCGGCGCCGCCGGCCGCGGCGCCGCCGATAATGGCGACCGCGGCCAAGCCGCCGGTCCCCACGATCGCCACCCCGACAACGGCGATGGTGGCGGCGGCAACCGCCCCCGCGATCAGCCAGTTCATGGTGGGACTATGGCCGATCGGATCGCCCAGGCGCGCAGCTTGCGACATGGCTAGATCTGCACCGGTTGGCCGAGCGTGGCCTGGACGTCGGCGATGCTGGAGAGCCGCACCGCGGGCGAGCCGGCCACGAAAACCGCTGCCAGGTGCAACTGGTCGCGCAAGCCGGGCGCGGTCCGCTCGGGGCGCGGTTCGAGCGTGTAGCTGCCCGCCTTGCGCCACAGCGTACCGCTATTGGGTACGACGACATTGGCGTGCAAAGGGCTGCCTGCGGCGTCGAAGAAGGCCCAGGCATCCTGTTCCACTTCGCGGGCGTCGATCTTGCGGCACGCCTCGTCCAGCGTGGCGAAGGCATGCAAGGTGCGGCGCCGTTCGGATAGCGCGTACACGGTCGACACCAGGGGCGCTGGCGTGACGGCGCTGCCGGCTGAAGTTGCCTTGTGGCGCAGCTTGACGCTGGCCAGCATGCCGTCGAAGGCGGCGTTCCACTCGTCGCTGAATGCCTGCACACAGGTTGCAGCGATCAGCAGGGCTTGCTGGCTACCCTCTTGCACACCGGGCAGCAAGACGATGACCTGGCGCTGGTGCATCAGGTTGCTGTCGTTGCGCCAGCGGTAAGCCAATTCGATAGCGGGGGTGTCGTCGAGGGTGCGTTCGAACGAGCCGGCCAGATGAAAGTCCGGCAATGCCTTGCCCAGTTCAGCCAGCAGACGCTCGCTGAAATTGCTCAAGGTATCCTCCGCTTGCGCGTCCGCGTGCGACAGGACGACACTAAATTCGCTGGGCCCGGTATCGCTGAGCGTGAACATGTGCATTGTTTTGTCTTTGAGCTGGGCCGGAAGCTCAAACGTGGCGTGATTGCTGTGATAGTGCGTCACTATGTCCTCTCGCAATGGTAGTAGGGGGTAACCCTGTCGTGGCTCTCTGATGTGGGCACGTGCCCACGCTGTCTTGCGGGCGGCGCAGCCGTCCTTCTGTCCAAGAAC
Protein-coding regions in this window:
- the trmB gene encoding tRNA (guanosine(46)-N7)-methyltransferase TrmB; translation: MLYDPTEHRIRSFVTRAGRLSIAQARALEELGPKFLVEYTKAPLDFEQAFGRKAPVILEIGFGMGDTTSHIAKGMPEKDFIGVEVHTPGVGSLLKQIGEQGLTNLRLIQHDAVEVLKQMIPAGSLAGVHVFFPDPWHKARHNKRRLLQPPFVKLLAERLAPGGYLHCATDWEDYAVQMLDVLGAEALLQNTAEAYAPQPAYRPLTKFENRGIKLGHGVWDLVFTKK
- a CDS encoding SGNH/GDSL hydrolase family protein; translation: MKHFLNALLLSLTFSTSAHGAENAHWSAAWTAVPDSPGPALTAQTIRQVVRTSIAGSKVRIRLSNLYGTTPVTLGPVHLGAHAGGAQVQAGTDHPLTFAGKQTVTIATGDSVLSDSVDMQVPALRNLVVSIYLPQQIGVSTIHGAGMQTAFMTTAGDLTAAQSFSAEQTDDSRYFLTDVEVLPALASRTFVVLGDSITDGIGSANDSNARWTDALATRLQGDPRLASIAVVNAGIAGNRLLNDAAEPFVGPSALSRFKRDVLDKPGVHWVLVHEGINDITAAQMLTAAKDQVSAAQIIGGMQTMTARARKNGVKVWGGTLLPFEGTQRFYSEAAEAKRQAVNAWIRSPGAFDAVVDFDLALRDPVHPGRLQPDFDSGDHLHPNEAGYRMMANASDLRLLVAQPQPSDGGRKTIPAGSAAGR
- a CDS encoding phage holin family protein — its product is MRTLPLKHRLCWTWLLSSWGTGASAATSFASDLSSIPLDGVAVAVALSLVGGAAGTLQKIASPEVVIKSLPLEIAKDILISLVAGLVTYSLCAWQEIALLLQPGCITIAAYGGSRVLERYLSAGISRMERLDGRPD
- a CDS encoding PAAR domain-containing protein, with the translated sequence MSQAARLGDPIGHSPTMNWLIAGAVAAATIAVVGVAIVGTGGLAAVAIIGGAAAGGAGIGEALSTMSFAPKEVCGKIAGPCSMNVFTNGRPAARAHLDMTACLKHPQAPLPIATGSATVFINGLPAARVDDTIACSAVITDGSANVFIGGGSVQTDAISPENLVPPALHAALLVVGVASAVILAGPVVAVAGLALGIGGGMAGGWVGGKIFGEGSDGQKWSALGGSLIGGLLGGKGGAALANRGLPRPVTPGWGFVKGGLPGMRAAGAAGAADAEAAAQALAEQTAAANRPPPPAPSVFDMRTPAAQTAADNVVAVMKGTVSPTKSPVVQVFTHENGTVSVGLSGDIAAPSTASRVAAVQAALDKKYGPGIYKVGTTTLNESNGIVRAVDADGNVIGNAPGVCAEPKASTAAAQNQSPINGSATVWRGKGPNPHTYTGDKAGSLSGDQMNPCATCGTPHNQGIYNNAANGGGNVE
- a CDS encoding DcrB-related protein, which translates into the protein MRRSSAMPQRGRAVLGQKDGCAARKTAWARAHIREPRQGYPLLPLREDIVTHYHSNHATFELPAQLKDKTMHMFTLSDTGPSEFSVVLSHADAQAEDTLSNFSERLLAELGKALPDFHLAGSFERTLDDTPAIELAYRWRNDSNLMHQRQVIVLLPGVQEGSQQALLIAATCVQAFSDEWNAAFDGMLASVKLRHKATSAGSAVTPAPLVSTVYALSERRRTLHAFATLDEACRKIDAREVEQDAWAFFDAAGSPLHANVVVPNSGTLWRKAGSYTLEPRPERTAPGLRDQLHLAAVFVAGSPAVRLSSIADVQATLGQPVQI
- a CDS encoding DUF418 domain-containing protein codes for the protein MGSTAQRLDVVDALRGFAIVSIMLLHNIEHFDLYYVVPDAPAWLAALDKVVWECAFFLFGGKSYAIFALLFGLTFHLQSQARKERGEDFRARYGWRLLILFGFGMLNSMFFHGDILTIYAVLGLCLLPVARMGDGAVLALAAILMLQPYEALVLADALRHPDVKIGDPVSWRYFGRINDYLMGDSILRAWAGNLTNGKLAVIHWSWETGRVFQILSLFMLGMLAGRRGLFAAGPDTLRFWRRTLAAATLLFLPLYTIRTLLPDWVASAALRRPLATIVASWSNFAFMLVLVACFVLLYQGGAATRVLRVLAPLGRMSLTSYFTQSVIGSFIYYGFGLGLYKVTGATLCLMIGALLAALQCAFCAWWLRRHAQGPLEHLWHRATWISARQPA
- a CDS encoding SMI1/KNR4 family protein; translated protein: MKMLSELVSLLSAYVDDTIPVAESEIRQFAEDQNIALREDHLQFLMRFGCAPDERPNIFTWYEGDFDFDLLKSVYLDDDPDMALPPGTTFFGSNFVGDSLCIDITSGKIHAYDQGERFGPVHETIDGFLLRCLVSVYDEKAFSGKTVMRDLEPAEINAFRLNNARQKIMAATCYQLAYQATGTPLILAEYYFIEQQLIALYPPSNSLVTLNGGVLDKLKA
- a CDS encoding helix-turn-helix domain-containing protein; this translates as MDKDISTLLREIKDASGWTEMRMATALGTTQPTVSRILNGQADCKIATFHAICALHALKCPPARASGPLT
- a CDS encoding DMT family transporter, with product MNIFLYFLTVAIWGTTWIAITFQLGVVPAPVSIAYRFWIASAVLMLFLIATRKPVWPPRSAWRYLLAQGFVLFCCNFLCLYYASQYVPSGLVAVVFSTAPIWNAINGRVFMGRPIRRQVVGGALLGLGGIALLFLPQMRGHWNDGGMLFGLGLAVLGTVCFSTGNLLSSRMQALGLTPWLTNTWAMLIGATILGGGAWLLKMPFTAEPNMRYAASLLYLAIPGSVVGFTAYLLLVGRIGPDRAAYSTVLFPVVALSVSTVLEGYQWSALAVGGLLLVLGGNLLAFMPAGARLSRSPGATGVQAAPGRGA
- a CDS encoding LexA family transcriptional regulator: MTISDRLTQAMEEAGFQSQSALSRASGVPQPTINRILNRSGTRGPEAATLAALAAACKVAFEWLHEGTGPMARRVAGADGLPREMQPVIVAEDGDPRFVQIKMVTLRLSAGISGFQSDPGHDSGATLPLDAGWVGRNNYIPERLVATRVKGQSMEPTLYEGDIIVINTADNRPVDGAVFAVNYEGEAVVKRLSRDAGEWWLESDNSDKRKYHRKVCRGSDCIIVGRVVRKESDRI